The Populus trichocarpa isolate Nisqually-1 chromosome 2, P.trichocarpa_v4.1, whole genome shotgun sequence genome has a window encoding:
- the LOC7467203 gene encoding argininosuccinate lyase, chloroplastic encodes MESQLLSTSPSTFHFPSPKTLFSNKTTHRNPNFSSLAPKRKLAIQAKLMEKENKLWGGRFEQTVTDKVEKFTESISFDKELYKHDIMGSKAHASMLAKQGLMSESDKDSILKGLDEIQRKIEAGEFEWREDREDVHMNIEATLTEMIGEPAKKLHTARSRNDQVLTDFKLWCRDAIDRIAASIKHLQVALVKLALNNEGLIVPGYTHLQRAQPVLLPHLLLAYVEQLERDAGRLLDCKLRMNFCPLGACALAGTGLPIDRFMTSEALGFTAPMRNSIDAVSDRDFVMEFLSANSITAIHLSRLGEEWVLWASEEFGFLTPSDSVSTGSSIMPQKKNPDPMELVRGKSARVIGDLVTLLTLCKGLPLAYNRDLQEDKEPVFDSVKTVVGMLDVSAEFAQNITFNKERIQKSLPAGHLDATTLADYLVNKGLPFRTAHEIVGTCVHLCVSRNLRLEDLTLDDLKRINPAFHQDVYEYLGVENAVNKFCSYGSTGSACVASQLDYWVTKLEISKI; translated from the exons ATGGAATCACAACTACTCTCCACTTCACCATCTACTTTCCACTTCCCCTCACCAAAGACCCTCTTCTCCAACAAAACCACACACAGAAACCCAAACTTTTCTTCCCTTGCGCCCAAAAGAAAACTAGCGATCCAGGCTAAACTCATGGAGAAAGAGAACAAGTTGTGGGGAGGTAGATTCGAACAGACCGTGACTGATAAAGTAGAGAAATTCACCGAGTCAATCTCGTTTGACAAGGAGTTGTACAAGCATGACATTATGGGCAGCAAAGCTCATGCCTCCATGCTTGCAAAACAG GGGTTGATGAGCGAGAGTGATAAAGACAGTATTTTGAAAGGGCTCGATGAGATACAACGAAAGATTGAGGCTGGTGAGTTTGAGTGGAGGGAAGACAGGGAAGATGTGCATATGAATATTGAGGCAACGCTTACTGAGATGATTGGTGAACCTGCCAAGAAACTGCATACAGCGAGGAGTAGGAATGATCAAGTTTTGACTGATTTTAAACTGTGGTGTCGTGATGCTATTGATAGAATCGCTGCATCTATAAAACATTTACAGGTTGCATTGGTGAAATTGGCTTTGAATAATGAAGGGCTCATTGTTCCTGGTTACACACATTTGCAAAGAGCGCAGCCTGTTTTGTTGCCGCATCTGCTCTTAGCCTATGTCGAACAG CTTGAACGTGATGCTGGTCGCTTGCTTGATTGTAAACTTAGGATGAACTTCTGCCCCCTGGGTGCATGTGCATTGGCTGGCACCGGTTTACCAATCGATAGGTTTATGACTTCTGAAGCTTTAGGATTCACTGCTCCCATGAGGAATAG catTGATGCAGTTTCAGACCGAGATTTTGTCATGGAGTTTCTTTCTGCTAATTCCATCACAGCAATTCATCTTTCTCGATTGGGTGAAGAATGGGTGTTGTGGGCCTCGGAGGAGTTTGGATTTTTAACACCAAGTGATTCTGTTTCAACTGGAAGTAGTATTATGCCTCAAAAGAAAAACCCAGATCCCATGGAACTTGTCCGAGGAAAATCTGCTAGGGTCATAGGAGACCTGGTCACTCTTCTCACATTGTGCAAAGGGCTTCCACTCGCTTATAATCGTGATTTGCAG GAAGACAAGGAACCTGTATTTGACAGTGTTAAGACAGTTGTAGGGATGCTCGATGTGTCAGCAGAGTTTGCGCAGAACATCACTTTTAATAAGGAGAGAATTCAAAAGTCTCTGCCAGCCGGCCATCTTGATGCCACAACACTTGCTGATTATCTTGTCAATAAG ggACTGCCTTTCAGAACAGCCCATGAAATAGTTGGAACATGTGTTCATTTATGTGTTTCAAGGAACTTGCGGCTTGAAGATCTAACTCTTGATGATCTGAAACGTATAAACCCCGCCTTTCACCAAGATGTATACGAGTATCTTGGAGTAGAAAATGCAGTTAATAAATTCTGCTCATATGGTTCcaccgggtcagcttgcgttgCAAGTCAGCTAGATTATTGGGTTACTAAACTCGAGATTAGCAAAATCTGA